Part of the Faecalibacterium duncaniae genome, AGCTGGCCAGCGTGCTGGGCGTGGAGGAAGAAAACGGCTTCACCCTCAACTACGACAAGTACAATTGGGACGAGCACCCGGACCACTTCATTCTGCAGGATGCCGACCAGCCCATCGACTTTGGCGAGGGCAAGAAGAATATCTACGCCCTCGAGGGGACCGAGGTGCTGGTGCAGCGGAACAGGGAAGTGCAGATGGCGGCACACGATTTCGGTAAGGGCCGCGCCGTGTACATCAGCGGTGTGCCTTACAGCTTTGCCAACAGCCGCACCCTTTACCGTGCCATCCTGTGGAGCGCCCACAGCGAGGAGGAGCTGCACACCTGGTTCAGCTCCAACTACAATGTGGAAGTGCACGCCTACGTGAAAAATGGCAAGTACTGCGTGGTGAACAACACCTACGAACCGCAGGACACCACGGTCTACACCACCGGTGGAAACCATTTCGACCTGCATCTGGAAGCCAACGAGATCAAGTGGTATGAGATCTGAGTTCTCCGTTTCATAAGCAAACACCCCTCTGCATTCCGAAAGGAGCGCAGAGGGGTGTTTGTGTATCCGGGCGGCTCAGCGGGGAGAGCCCAGACGGTATTTGAAATCGTGGTAGCCGAAGCGGGCCAGCGGCTGGGTGGTGCCGTTTTCATGCAGCACCCAGATATCCGGCAGGGGCATCCCGTTGAAGGTGTTGTTCTTGCAGGTGGAATAGATGGCCATGTCGCCGAAGATGAGCCGGTCACCCTCGGTGAGGGGGGCGGCAAAGCTGTAATTGCCCACCACGTCCCCGGCAAGGCAGGTGGGGCCGCCCAGCCGGAAGGTGCAGGGCTTTTCCCCCGGCTCGCCCGCGTCCAGCAGGGGCGGGCGGTAGGGCATCTCGATGACATCCGGCGTATGGCAGGCTGCGGACATGTCCAGAATGGCAAGATGTGTCTCGCCGTTCTGCAGGGTGTCCAGCACTGTGGTGACGAGGTAGCCCGCGTTCAGCGCCCAGGCCTCGCCCGGTTCCAGATACACCTGTACGCCGTACTTTTCCTGCGTCCCGGTGATGCACTTTTCCAGCGTGGCAAGGTCGTAATCCGGGCGGGTGATGTGGTGCCCGCCGCCAAAATTGAGCCACTTCATCCGGGGCAGCAGGTCACCGAATTTCGCTTCCAGCGCGGGCAGGGTGGCCGCCAGCGCATCGGAATCCTGCTCACACAGGGTGTGGAAGTGCAGGCCGTCCAACAGGTCGGGCAGGTCAGGGTGCTGCGCCGCAGCGGCATCCCACTGGGCACGGGTGGTGCCCAGACGGCTGCCCGGGGCGCAGGGGTCATAGATCTCGTGCCCCTCCTGGGTGGAATGCTCGGGGTTCACCCGCAGGCCCACGCTCTTGCCCGCCGCCTTTGCAGCCGGGCCGAACTTTGCCAGCTGGTGGGGCGAGTTGAACACGATGTGGTCAGCGTATTGCAGCAGCTCCTCGAACTGGTCGGCCCGGTAGGCGGCGCAGAACACATGGTTCTCCTTCTCCGGCAGCTCCTCCCTGCCCAGGCGGCTCTCGTACAGGCCGCTGGCCTCGGTGCCCGCCAGATAGGGGGCCAGCACCGGGTAGAGGTCGTAGTTGGAAAAGGCCTTCTGGGCCAGCAGGATCTTGCAGCCTGTCCGCTGCTGTACGCCCAGCAGGATCTCGCCGTTGCGGCGCAGCCGGGCTTCATCCAACAGATAGCAGGGGGTGGGCAGTGCAGCCAGTGCAGCCTCAGAGAGGTTCGCCAGCCCCGCAAAGGGCGGGCGGGTGTCGGCCAGCCGCATCAGTCCACCAGAGCCGGGGCGTGGCTCTCGGAGCGGGGCAGGCCGTACTTGTCCAGAGCATCCAGATACGGGTCCGGATCAAACTCTTCCACAGTGTGCACGCCCTTGGTGGTCCACTTGCCGGTCAGCAGCATCAGCGCGCCGCACATGGCAGGCACACCGGTGGTGTAGCTGATGGCCTGAGAGCCGACCTCCTTGTAGCACTCCTGATGGTCGCAGACGTTGTAGATGTAGTAGGTCTTTTCCTTGCCGTCCTTCTTGCCGGTGAAGATGCAGCCGATGTTGGTCTTGCCCTTGGTGCGGGGGCCAAGGCTGGCGGGGTCGGGCAGCAGGGCCTTGAGGAACTGGATGGGCACGATCTCCTGACCGTTGAAGTTGACCGGGGTGGTGGACAGCATGCCCACGTCCTCCAGACAGCGCATGTGGTCGAGGTAGCTCTGGCCGAAGGTCATAAAGAAGCGGATGCGCTTTGCTTCGGGGATGTTCTTGGCCAGAGACTCGATCTCCTCGTGGTGGAGCAGGTACATATCCTTCTGGCCCACCTGATCAAAGTTGTACTCCCGCTTGATGCTCATGGCCGGAATCTCCACCCAGTGGCCGTTCTCCCAGTAGCTGCCGGGGGCAGAGACCTCGCGCAGGTTGATCTCAGGGTTGAAGTTGGTGGCAAAGGCATAGCCGTGGTCGCCGCCGTTGCAGTCCAGAATGTCGATGGTGTCGATGGTGTCGAACTCGTGCTTCTTGGCGTAAGCGCAGTAAGCCTGGGTCACGCCCGGGTCAAAGCCGCTGCCCAGCAGGGCGGTCAGGCCGGCCTCCTCAAACTTCTTGGCGTAGGCCCACTGCCAGCTGTAATCAAAGTAGGCGGAGAAACCGGCCTCCTTGCAGCGCTTCTCGTAAATGGCGCGCCACTCCGGGTCGTCGGTGTTCTCGGGCTCGTAGTTGGCGGTGTCCATGTAGTTCACGCCGCAGGCCAGGCAGGCATCCATGATGGTCAGATCCTGATAGGGCAGGGCGATGTTCATCACCAGATCGGGCTGGTAGCTCTTGATGAGGGTGATGACCTCATCCACGTGGTCGGCATCCACCTGTGCGGTGGCGATCTTGGTGGTGGTCTTGGGGGCCAGCTCGGCGGCCAGCTTGTCGCACTTTGCCTTGGTGCGGCTGGCGATGCAGATCTCGGTGAACACCTCAGGGACCTGGCAGCACTTGTGGATGGCAACGGAGGCCACGCCGCCGCAGCCGATGATCAGAACTTTGCTCATATCGGTTACTCCTTTATCTGTAAAGTTGTCTTTTTACGGTCTGTCCTTATACCTGAAAGCCCGGCCAGCCCTTGTCCAGCGCAATCAGCAGCTCCCGCAGGACCTTGCAGGCTGTGGCCGTGGAAACGCCGGTGGTGTCCAGCGTGGGGGCCAGCTCGTTGAGGTCCGCACCCACGATGTTGGCCTTGGTCACGGTGCGGATGGCTTCCAGCAGCTGCAAAAAGCTCACGCCGCCGGCCTCCGGGGTGCCGGTGCCGGGGAAGCAGGAGGGGTCCAGGCAGTCGAGGTCAATGGTCAGGTAAACGGGCACCTTGCTGGCACAGAGCTGCTCGGTGAGCTGGGCAAGGCCCGTGAAATCGAACTTGTGCATCTCGGTGTGGGCAGCCGCGAACTCAAACTCGGTGCGGTCGCCGCTGCGGATGCAGAACTGGTGGATGCGTCCGTCGCCGATGAGGTCATGGCAGCGGCGCAGGACACAGGCGTGGCTGAGCTTTGCGCCCAGATAGTCGTCCCGCAGGTCGGCGTGGGCATCAAAGTGGACGATGTGGAGGTCGGGGTACTTTTCCACCATGGCCCGCACGGCACCCAGCGTGACCAGATGCTCGCCGCCCAGCAGGAGCGGGAACTTTCCGTCGTGCAGGATCTCTGCCGCGCGGCTCTGGATGTCGGCCAGTGCGCTCTCGCTGGAGCCGAAGCAGAGCTCCAGATCGCCGCTGTCGAAGATGTCAAAGTCGGTCAGGTCGGCGTTCTGGTAGGGGCTGTAAGTCTCCAGACCGTAGCTTTCGTGCCGGATGGCAGCCGGGCCGAACCGGGCCCCCGGGCGATAGCTGGTGGTGGAATCGTAGGGGGCACCGTACAGCACGATGCTGGCGGCACGGTAGCTGCTGTCGCAGCCGATAAAGGTTTCAACGTTGGGGTAAAGCATCAGTGTTCCTCCACTTCCCGCAGCATCTCCTCCAGAAAAGCCGGCAGGTAGAATGCTCCGATATGCAGTTTGGTGGTGTAGTACCGGGTGCGCATGTTCAGGGCCTTCCAGGCGGTTGCGTCCAGATCATCAATGGGGTGGTACTTCTTGCTGGCAAAGCCGAACAGCCAGTAGCCCGCTGCAAAGGTGGGGATGTGGGCCTGATACACCCGGCTGATGGGGAAGGTGGAAGCAATGCGTTTGTG contains:
- a CDS encoding carboxynorspermidine decarboxylase, translated to MRLADTRPPFAGLANLSEAALAALPTPCYLLDEARLRRNGEILLGVQQRTGCKILLAQKAFSNYDLYPVLAPYLAGTEASGLYESRLGREELPEKENHVFCAAYRADQFEELLQYADHIVFNSPHQLAKFGPAAKAAGKSVGLRVNPEHSTQEGHEIYDPCAPGSRLGTTRAQWDAAAAQHPDLPDLLDGLHFHTLCEQDSDALAATLPALEAKFGDLLPRMKWLNFGGGHHITRPDYDLATLEKCITGTQEKYGVQVYLEPGEAWALNAGYLVTTVLDTLQNGETHLAILDMSAACHTPDVIEMPYRPPLLDAGEPGEKPCTFRLGGPTCLAGDVVGNYSFAAPLTEGDRLIFGDMAIYSTCKNNTFNGMPLPDIWVLHENGTTQPLARFGYHDFKYRLGSPR
- a CDS encoding saccharopine dehydrogenase family protein; amino-acid sequence: MSKVLIIGCGGVASVAIHKCCQVPEVFTEICIASRTKAKCDKLAAELAPKTTTKIATAQVDADHVDEVITLIKSYQPDLVMNIALPYQDLTIMDACLACGVNYMDTANYEPENTDDPEWRAIYEKRCKEAGFSAYFDYSWQWAYAKKFEEAGLTALLGSGFDPGVTQAYCAYAKKHEFDTIDTIDILDCNGGDHGYAFATNFNPEINLREVSAPGSYWENGHWVEIPAMSIKREYNFDQVGQKDMYLLHHEEIESLAKNIPEAKRIRFFMTFGQSYLDHMRCLEDVGMLSTTPVNFNGQEIVPIQFLKALLPDPASLGPRTKGKTNIGCIFTGKKDGKEKTYYIYNVCDHQECYKEVGSQAISYTTGVPAMCGALMLLTGKWTTKGVHTVEEFDPDPYLDALDKYGLPRSESHAPALVD
- the speB gene encoding agmatinase, producing MLYPNVETFIGCDSSYRAASIVLYGAPYDSTTSYRPGARFGPAAIRHESYGLETYSPYQNADLTDFDIFDSGDLELCFGSSESALADIQSRAAEILHDGKFPLLLGGEHLVTLGAVRAMVEKYPDLHIVHFDAHADLRDDYLGAKLSHACVLRRCHDLIGDGRIHQFCIRSGDRTEFEFAAAHTEMHKFDFTGLAQLTEQLCASKVPVYLTIDLDCLDPSCFPGTGTPEAGGVSFLQLLEAIRTVTKANIVGADLNELAPTLDTTGVSTATACKVLRELLIALDKGWPGFQV